A genomic region of Miscanthus floridulus cultivar M001 chromosome 3, ASM1932011v1, whole genome shotgun sequence contains the following coding sequences:
- the LOC136542155 gene encoding transcription factor RF2a-like has product MNKDKAPMPGDGGPSDGLPPQSTRRAGAPPSSSTPPLEYDISRMSDFPTRSTGHRRAHSEILGLPDDLDLSAPGGGDGPSLSDENDEELFSMFLDVDKLNSSCGASSEAEAESSSAAGGGGDGAELGHAPRPRHQHSQSMDESMSIKAEQLVGAPGMEGMSSAEAKKAVSAAKLAELALVDPKRAKRIWANRQSAARSKERKMRYIAELECKVQTLQTEATTLSAQLALLQRDTTGLTTENSELKIRLQTMEQQVHLQDALNDTLKAEVQRLKVATGQVANGGGGMMMNFGAMPRPFGGNQQMFHNNQAMQSMLATHQLQQLQLHSQPQQQSQHSQQQHLHSLQAQQQQQQLHSLQAQQLQQVARDLKMKGHLGGQGQWGDGKSGSSGS; this is encoded by the exons atgaacaaggacaAGGCTCCGATGCCGGGAGATGGCGGCCCCAGCGACGGCTTGCCGCCGCAGTCCACGCGCCGTGCCGGGGCGCCGCCCTCGTCGTCGACCCCGCCGCTGGAGTACGACATCAGCCGCATGTCGGACTTCCCTACCCGGAGCACCGGCCACCGGCGTGCGCACTCCGAGATCCTGGGCCTCCCCGACGACCTCGACCTCAGCGCTCCCGGAGGCGGCGACGGACCGTCGCTGTCGGACGAGAACGACGAGGAGCTCTTCTCCATGTTCCTTGATGTGGACAAGCTGAACTCGTCGTGCGGGGCGTCGTCGGAGGCCGAGGCTGAGTCCTCGTCCGCCGCGGGTGGCGGCGGTGATGGGGCTGAGCTGGGCCACGCGCCCAGGCCGAGGCATCAGCACAGCCAGTCCATGGACGAGTCCATGTCGATCAAGGCGGAACAGCTGGTGGGGGCGCCGGGGATGGAGGGGATGTCGTCTGCAGAGGCCAAGAAAGCAGTGTCTGCGGCGAAACTGGCTGAGCTTGCTCTTGTTGACCCAAAGAGGGCTAAAAG GATTTGGGCTAATAGACAATCTGCTGCAAGATCGAAGGAAAGGAAGATGCGATATATTGCTGAACTTGAGTGCAAGGTGCAAACCCTGCAAACAGAAGCCACAACATTGTCGGCTCAGCTAGCATTGCTGCAG AGAGACACTACTGGGCTAACAACCGAGAATAGTGAGTTGAAGATTCGCCTGCAGACCATGGAACAGCAAGTCCACTTACAAGATG CTTTGAATGACACACTGAAAGCAGAGGTCCAGCGACTGAAGGTGGCAACAGGACAGGTGGCCAATGGTGGTGGAGGGATGATGATGAACTTTGGTGCCATGCCACGCCCGTTTGGAGGCAACCAGCAGATGTTCCACAACAACCAAGCGATGCAATCCATGCTGGCGACGCACCAGCTGCAGCAGCTCCAGCTCCACTCCCAGCCTCAGCAGCAGTCACAACATTCTCAGCAGCAGCACCTGCACTCGCTgcaggcgcagcagcagcagcagcaactgcACTCGCTGCAGGCGCAGCAGCTCCAGCAAGTGGCGAGGGACCTCAAGATGAAAGGGCATCTGGGCGGCCAAGGCCAGTGGGGCGATGGGAAGTCTGGGAGCAGCGGCAGCTAA